The following DNA comes from Vairimorpha necatrix chromosome 5, complete sequence.
ccgattataataaaacttaaaaGATATATAAACCCAGGTCGTTCCCAGAATTCAATGTGATTAGCTTTGTTGTTCATGGTTTCTGTTGAATTAAACGCAAATACACTAGAATTATTAGTTATATtgttaaatttgtttatactattatttaaaaaactttcgCTTTCTGAGTATTCATTATCTACTGAGCAAAAAGCTTTTAGGACCTTATCGTGTTTTCTGTTAGCTTCATCGACTATATATTTCAGTCCTGTTGTTCCAAAacattttacaaaattaaaacctAAACCTTTacacattttaaaaacaggTAATGGTAAATTTCTACTTATACCATTCGGTACAAAACATGTATGTAACTTAATTATACCTCGTATTGTTTCTTCTGGATTTTTACtatcatttataatatctttATAACACATACGAAACatatcaaaatattcaatCGCTCCACTTTTCAATTCCTcgataaattttctttctgGTCTTATAAGAGTTTTCGATATGTTAATATCCCAATTTTTGAGACTTAAATTAGACAAATAAACATCTCTTAACTGAATTCTTCTATTTGAAAAACTTCTCTCTGAATTATCATCTTGTGttaatcttttaaatatttcaagGGTTGTTACCGTATCCCAAATAAATTCACTGAATAAAATACCATAGTTTTCTGGCAAATTAtgattattaattttgctATCTAATGATTCACATACATTGGTGCCATTAATAacagaatataaaaaattgtctTCGCCATTAGATTTTACCACACCTAACATGAAAAATACTGAAccacaaaaaattttcaataatcTCATAAAGggcaaatttttttttgttatttatataaagcaaaatatctaatttaaataaaatattttttgattattaaattgtttaaatttttgcatCTTCTTACATACAAATCAATATcttcaattttaattaggtatattaaattttacgcaaattaaatgttataaaatataaaaacaaccTCCATGCAGTAGAAACAGAaaagaaacataaataCGACTTGCTCGCAAATCATGTGGCTTCTCTCTACAAATACAAGCCGAAAATTATTCCTTATGTGATGACGTGGGATGGAATAGTAACTAATTTTCACCGTACGCATATCAAAGTGCTCAAATAAGAACCCAGAACGAAAGCATATATACAGTCAAGAGTCCTTAAAATGACTTTAGAAAGCCTAACTATGTCAGCCAGACATGGGCTTGATACAGATCAGGAGGGGGTTTGAGAGCCCAATGAGTGAATCTCAAAAGGAAGTCCTGGAACTGCCAGATGAGACTGTAAGCGTATCTTGTGaaaagtaattaataaGCCGAATATTATAcccaaataaattatatattataaaattcaaaaaacttcaagtttaaaaatgttttaaaagcATATTTTacgttttttaaaataaaactaaattcattaaatatttaatttcaaagtcgaaaaatttataaaaacaaaaattatagtaaaaaaaaataaacctaggatttttttaaagattttaagatttttaatttctaagcaaatttgtaataaatgtaaaacaataaaaataattagttttgtgtaaattaaaaatcataacGATTCTAATGGTGGATTTATACGTATATAAAGCTTAGGAATTAGgtttcaatataaatttaaatataattgcgCACggagaaattttaaaaacattatttaaatagtttAAGAGAAGTCCTACTCTATCAATGACTTTTgtccattttttatattatttatttctaaaaaacttttgcaaaatttcattttaatttatttatcaaagaattacaattttatttttactaaagTGAACTAAGTCCTAATCAAACTTATTACAAtgtattttgtaaaaaaatattaatttttaaaaacatgatttttaatttctaaaacataatttattaaataaattctagtATTTAAGatagatattatttttataaaaataattaaataattttttaaagaacctttatttaaaaaacatcattttttagaaaaaatatctttgtAATAACTAATACATGtagattttgtaaaaaattgtaaagaTAAATgcagttataaaaatctcaaaattgatataaaatttttataagcGTTATAATCGAATTTATAACacaagaatttttaaaaacaaaacacAAATGCTATATAATATTCTAGTGTACgctattttaaaataaaactccaattaaattacaaatttaactgtaattttgaaaatttgaCCTATATTAATGCGTCTCTTTTTATCATcgaatttattgtttatacCTTACatttaatgttttacattaaaaaagttCGGGtatagttataaaaaattttattacgGATTAATAGGTCTAAAATgatgtataattttaattatatatttattcttcGCCAGATGATCATTCAATCAgtttacaaaatatataaatttcttaatcAATCTAAGAATACTTctcataataaaatatacgGACCACGAATGAATTATACATTTAGttaaatctaaattttcttatattttttttgcttagaatttataacatgttttattatggtaattataaaaataaccTAAAATACAAAACTCTCGTTGTcaactataaaaaatgtattttattcttGTAAAATACAtcaatcatttttttaatacattatttttaaattttgaaattcgTAGAAGATTTgaaaaagtaaatttaatacaGTCTCATAATAAATTACCATAGCAttatttttccttttttaacGAATTGTAATCTGAAAGAATTCGACGAgaacaaattaatatatagattaataaaacatttcttTTGCttgtaattatttattaaaaacacataaaatagataattttttttaattttgatcaaatataaaaaaaatgtgttattatttgaatattcgaatagatttttttttaacatatataacacattgtttttgtttttatataaagaatAATTTACGACATGATCGTAGTCATTAAAAGctttataatttacttaatgtttctttttattttttttaataaatgaaatGCTGTTAGTGAAATatcttattaatttaattgtcATTGAATGGTATTTGCgacaaaatcaaaaaaaaacctttttaatataattatttttttaaaaaattagtaaaCAGGAATACAATATCATAATGTATTCTGAATCCGATATTTTTGATCTTTTctcaaattaaaatagaattaaattttccGGTACAAAAAGTGTAAACAGTGAATAAAGTATAATGCTTATTTTGAAGATGTTTATATGTACAGTATAAGTTTCACTGTTTAAGTCGACTTTTAAATGACAAATTGATAACATATAACTTGTTTACATAATTAGTTGTAAAAATAGACAACTTAACTCtatgaattaaaaaagccACGAAAACTTACAATTTTaagtatattttctttataacaTCACAATTTCACCTGCAAATAATTAACTTAAATATCTTATGCTTATTACAAAATGAAATGAAAATTTCTGAAGcagattataaataaaaatttacttaacATTGTAATATCTAGTTTAagcaaaaatattttatttttctatttattatGCTCTTTGAACAAATTGTATAgatttattgttatttgACGTAACagacttttttataaaacaaattagacaataaaaattataatctaTTGAACTCCGgatgttttataaatttttgatcatttaaatttattcataTACAACATTATTCATGTGTAAGTATTAGggaaaaaaactatatacaatttatttttcattacaataataaaattttttgaaaatatgtttttttgaaagATAAAGTAGTCTCAATTTAAACTAAAGAATACTGCCGATACCTTCTGTTGCACCTTTTTTTGTAACGCCAAATTCCCAACACTATAAgaataaaactaaaaaatataaaaagcaCTGTTTTATCAAAACCTCTATTTTCGAAGGAATTAGTATTTGCAATTTCTAACATTGTTAAACGCTCTGATTTTATGTTATCAGATATAATATAGTTTTCAGAGGCatcataattattattataattagtCGTGCTTTCTGTAAAAGTATTAGAATCAGTAGTTGTATCTATAATTTCATTGAAACCAATAGGCATTGTAGAAATATATTGATGACCTGTGATAGAGTCGATTAttgtattaaaatcataatttttttcggTTTTAATAGTAGATTCGACATTATCCCGCTTGATGCCGTTAAAATCGGTGGTAGTATCTGTAGGGATATCAAAATCTGTTGTAGATTTAATTACACTATTAGAAGAAATAGTTGCATCGGagaataaattataatcgGCATTAGACACTATAAACTCCTTGAAATCAGTAGTTGTCTCagtaatattattattgtatTCGATAGTTATGTcagtaataatattaaaatatttagtatAATCAGTGATGTTATTTTGATTAGTGTTTGTCTCCGTATTTATTAGACTTTCTTCAGTAGCTTgatcaaaaaattcattattaCTTTCAGTAGTCGTTTCATTAagtacattttttattatcgtAGACTctggattttttttatattccgTTGTAGTTTCTATCATATTAAAATCTGTATAAACTTCAGtaatcattttattttctatagtTGCTTCTGTTTCATTATTActttttatgttttctCTTGTCATACAATTTGTAGCAATATCTGtacttaaataatattctgTAGTTATATCGAGTTTGCTATTAAAATTGCGAGTTGTTTCAGAACCACTAGaataatttgtaaatttataaataaaatcataatcCATCGTATTTCCAGTTATGTTCATATTATTTGAACTTtgctttatatttttatcagtTGTAgctttataaatatcatcCATCTCTGTAGTAATTTGAGTActatattcaaaaaattcagTTTCTGTTGATacatcatttttaaataagttGGTGTTAGTAGGCTCATTTCCAATGgcataatttaaataattaaaagttGTATTGTCAATATAACTTTCATTATTGTTATTTGTAGTGTCATATAAACTATTAATCTCAGTTGTAGTTTCAGCTGTGTTGTAGTCTTCTGTAGTTGTATAAGTTATATTTGTAATGTTGTAAATTGGTATAAAACATTCGGCTTTAGATACTTGATCGAGTTTTCTGTTGGCTTCATCGACTATATATTTCATTCCTTTTGTTCCAAAacattttacaaaattaaatccTAAACCTTTacacattttaaaaacaggTAATGGTAAATTTCTACTTATACCATTCGGTACAAAACATGTATGTAACTTAATTATACCTCGTATTGTTTCTTCTGGTTCTTTActttcatttataatatctttATAACACATACGAAACatatcaaaatattcaatCGCTCCACTTTTCAATTCCTcgataaattttctttctgGTCTTATAAGAGTTCTCGATATGTTAATATCCCAATTTTTGAGATTTAAATTAGACAAATAAACATCTCTTAACTGAATTCTTCTATTTATTAAACTTCTCTCTGAATTATCATCTTGTATTAaccttttaaataaatcaaGATTTGTTACCGTGTCCCAAATAAATTCACTGAATAAAAGACCATGGTTTTCTGGCAAATTAtgattattaattttgctATCTAATGATTCACATACATTGGTGCCATtaataacaaaatataaaaaatcatcttCGCCAttagattttacaaaacctaacataaaaaataccgaactacaaaaaaatttatataatctcATAAAGggcaaatttttttttgttatttatataaagcaaaatatctaatttaaataaaatatttttttaattattaaattgtttaaattGTTGCATCTTCTTACATACAAATCATTATCATCAATTTAAATTAggtaaattaaatttgacaATTGGCAGTTCGtacataataatataaactaATGAAAGCTAAAATACTTCTTCAATCAAATCTAATCTCGattgtaaacaaatattaaacaaattaaaaaatatattgataGAAAAATTCATAGAATAATACTTgatatagatttaaatataaagaatgtatgtaataaaaacataaaatttaattgaatatattgattgtttttttaccaAATCTGTACatgttaaaaatacttacaATATGAattgaaattatatatgacctaaattttttgatatttatcTAATTACGATGGTATTTTgctttatataatttcgactcaaataaatattttcaaatttttatgaataaaatttttaaattaataataggaaaaaaaataatacaagGTTAAATTATCCCCAAAATTTTGTGtaatttttacttataattcttatttctataaattatttatttttataatcgaTTGCAAAAAGACATGCGACTTCAAATGCTTCATTGCTgtttgtaaacaaacaatcttattagatatttctatggattttactatttaaaaatgtcatACTAAACAATAACACAGTTTTTTCGAtcaagaaatatttttttcgaatTAATAATCGCTATAGGGGCTTTATAACGCACTCTAGACCTCTATACAaaagatataataatttgtttgtttttaaaaaataaatgaaaaattattttgatatCTAACAGACTTTATAATACTTATATATctcatatttatataaaaagatatacTAAATGGCTAATtcgaagaaaaaaaatgatattgttattctttttaagaaattggTTCTGTCAAAATACAATAACCCTAGTGTTATATATGTAGCAACAAAATCTAATTGTTgtgaaaatatatatttaagaaatttaatcCTTAGCATACAATTATCATTAACactaacaaaaaaaataaaagaccTTTTATAGttaaaacattattttttaaaagaatataaaaaataatcttatttttattaaagaatataaaaaaataatcttattttatcatgaaacttataaacaaatattgcattggtaataaaaaatcaaagcCTTGGTTGTCATATACCATAAATGCATGACTTATATAGTTATGACTAGGGAATCGATGTCTTTGTGTAGTTTTAAacagatttttttaaaggtGTATTAGGGTAAAATAGCTTATCATTCAATTCTACTATAATTGAACATATTAGAGTgtgtttataatttttattattccgatttttttctcctctgcttcttttttattcaattttcttaatttttatttaaattttatatttattttctacaAAAAGGTGTTTGCAAGATAtcttaattaataaaacatcAATAACATATCATaatcattataaaaaattttgggAGCCATAATAATAAGTAAGAACCTCTATTGTTTACATCAAACGAATAAAGCAATAAATTAATaccaaaataaaaataaatttgtataaaaattaaatctgATACTAGCAGAAATGCTtagtattatttaaatgtataaaaacatatgtaaaataaattaatgatAACGACGTTATGTtattaactttttttatactaacagtattaaattatttttgatgtTAAAGACATATATAGCAAACTgctaataaataattataaagtgCAATTCCATCTTAAATGAATTTTCCTTGTTTCTTCTATCAAATTTGCATATGTGTAAAATGTGAATATACTAAAAACttgttataaataaaaaattaaggaATATTCgattttgttgttttttaactataatacaattaaaatttttacttataaatatatttaaatttttttaatacaacTGATTAAACTACCAATTTTGGGGTTTGAATCATTACATCCAAATgcttgaattttttataaaactttaatggtaaaaaaattatgaaacaTCGGTATGTGTTTGACAAAACtcagaaaaaatttatggctgaaaattcaaatatgtttaatttACATCGCAAAACCGTTTCATTCATCATAAGGAAACTCACGAACAATTTGATAAGTCCAATCAACtatgcaaaaaataaaaaagatttcgTTTATGTACCGTGTTATTGAAACTAATAGTTGTTTTTGCCAACCCTAGACtctttaagaaatttttaacgaGTTCAATATCAACAACAAATATCTCTTGACAATAGCTTTAATATATGAAACTTATAAATCTCggtataacaaaaaaaattcaattgtAATTTATCGTTTTAACTCATAGAAACAATAGAAGTTTTATAATCTCGAAATCAGTACCATTCGTGTGAAAATGAAGTTTACCGATAAAACTGGAGTAAACTTATTACGAATACTAGGAAAACATAATGAAAACAATTGCCAAAATGTCTACTGCACTTGGAAtatcaatatttattttcttattcaGTTCAGAAGTTTAGCATACAATTCTAAAAGGTTTTTTCACTTTATCATATATGTATTATCTTTGTGATGTATTTAATCCCGGTAAAATTATATCGCTGAATATGGCTGAGTATGATCGTTTACTAGttttaagaaattgaaGAATTAAGGTatcaattataaattctaTCTACTCATTCTCTGCAATTAACTTATTCTAGGGATTCTTTGCAAAAATCAAGGcagaattttaatttttaaaattacagCACAATTTATAGATGTTTAGAGTTTAGATTAAGAATGTAAGTGCCCTAGCCATTACAGATATATTAAGTCTGCCCAAAATGTCAGGagcaaaaaaagattttttattggacttttaatttatttaaaatttttttattatttcaagCTTTAATTCAAACATGTAACTTGAACAATTCAACCTCTGTATTAATTTGAATTATGAAAATACAcgtcaaaaaaaaattttattctaaaaaaatatttagaatattgtatataatattataattcaATGAATTATAAGACACTAAGCAGATTGATTCATGATATCAGTTATTTTAACAATTATCCAATATTCGAATTCGAGGCCGTTTCTTCTTACTACTATACCTATCACTTGCTTAATCAACttagatatattttattattgctTTAAAggttctttatttatattactAAAGAATTATTAACACACAATCACATTTTATGAGATGCTAATCATGGAGACATATATCTTCAACAACTAAAAAACttactttttataaaatagtaGTTATTTtgctttaatttttatttgtgatTATTTTCctttattaaaagttttatatggttttaattatttaataaaatttttaaagcattaattaaaattttacgaaaaaaaatatttaattctcGATTTCGAACATCTATGATCGTCGTGTCTTTCTTTGGTATCTTCTTATGAAGTACACACcataaatgaaaaagaaaattacaATTGGTATCACTCCGCATATATAGATTGTTTGACCCCAATTTCCCCAGAAATTAGTATTAGACTCATTAGTattgttgtttttaatttgcgtcatattaaaattgttaGTATTCGATATAGCTGTTACATTATCATTGTCCGTGTTAAATGCATTGTTTATGTTATCAATCTCACTAAAAAGAATTGtcgaaaaatttttaaattcatagATATCGTTAAAACATTCAGCGTTCAAAACTAATTCGGAATTAACTCTTATACTTTCAATTAACTGGCTTAGGTTGGCCTTTTTATTACACTTGATATAATGtggaataaaatttctacacattttataaacaagaagtggaatattttctctgttattatttaatataaagcAGGTATTGttcttaataatttctttaattggCCCTATAATATATTGCATATTAGTTAATGCTTTTTTGTGACATATATGTAACGTATTAAAAGACTTAAAGGCAATATCGATAATTGATTTGATAAACACATGTTCGTTGTCTATAAGAGAATTCATTATGTAATTATCccatttatctttttttaatgtagtTAAAAACGcttttcttaataaatcACTTCTATTTGAAAAACTATATTCTGAAATATCATGCTGTATCAtatgtttaaatatatcattGTTTGTAACTACATCCCAtacaattaaataataatttgtCATAGTATTACTTGATACAGTATTATATAGATAAAACTTTGTTTCCAATGTATCacaaacatttttatcaaaaatatgcTGCTTAATAGAATCTTCTATTGTGTTATACGTATCTAGTATTAACAATACtgtttgaataaaaaatataatcattAAAGGGaacattaaatatttttattaaatacaataatattaaatttatattgtgtttgaaaatatttgaattaATGTAtagaatttgtttttttttttgtttaaataatCTAATGAGCATCGTTTTACACATATCATAAAatgttaaatatattaaaacatgACATCGTGTTTCccataataaatattttttatgaaattatattagatattttcaaaataaagcAGTAAATAGTTCCGATGTTTTTTTcatcataaaatttattaacctataaaactttatttaaaatataaaatgacataaaaaatcaaaaatactATAAGAAAAACATAATGTATCAATAAGTTACATTAAATGATGGTTATAAAAACACAAatctttatattcaaattaacttttgtaaatttaaaatttaaaatttaaaaatttaaaaaattttacaacaaaacaataaaatagctggattttataaaaatttatcttaaaacaaaaaatattaaattttttggtCTTAATTGTATTTGaggattattttttttgatgacAGCACATCTAAATAAATGCATTAagtgaaaaaaaatacaaaaaaaagagaaactaataaaatattgtcattaaaaatataaaagcttagacataaaattttaaaaaatttgtagtaaaatttattagtaaacatattatttaattaaaattatatgagTTATACATTGGAAgtttaaaagtattttttgcatataaatctataaccaatacaaaaaaaaatagaaactCGCATCATTcctatacaaatataatatgtCAACctattacattttttataaaatttacaaaatagaAGTCTCCCATTAGGTTTccaattttttcattatatgTTAATTtgaacatatttttttaaaaaagtaaagatacaatttaaaatttttattaattttcaacatcaaaatacttttttaataatttcaaataaaattttgatttcttCTTATATCATCAGCTCTTTTTATACTACTAGTATTATAGCATATATATCCTATAAAAGCACAGAAGCAGCTGATTACTAATAAAAGTATAGGAATAGAAATATCATTACTCCAATTATAATCTGTAGTCCCAAAACTATATTGAAATGTTTGCAAATGTCTAGTTTCCGTTATATTAGAAACATCATAATTACTAGTTAAGCATTCTGCTATTAACAATTgcttttgattttcttttattgtattataaatataattcattTCAAATTCACCATAACACTCTTTGTAATGACCAATTAGACCTTTACATGTCTTATAAATAACAGAAggtaaatgtttatttataccattcaatataaaacaagtaTTTTGACTTATTATGTCTATAATTGCCTCTTTTATAGAGTCAGAATTGTTAATAGTATCTTTATGACAGATACGTaatgtattaaatatgtttaaagTGTTAGATATCAAATCTCCTATGAATTTCTTTTCGAATGTAGTAAGtgattttatcaaattataATCCCATTTTTCAAGGcttaatctttttaaatatccattccaaattaaaatttttctatttttaaaactataaatagaTGTATCATTTTGTGTCATCCTTTTGAAAATATCATGATTAGTTATTATATTCCATGTTAGTTCATAAACACTCCTAATTTCGTTATCTGATAAGCTGAGTTGATATATTCTGCTATCTAAGGAATCACAAACTTTATCACCATTAAAAATggaatttattatttcataCATATTCATCATgctttttatataactaATTCCAAATATAATGTACTGAAAAAGTATAGAAATCAACATTTTGggatataattttttaaaaacattttattatgaattattatttttgaaataaagcaaattattaaaaaaaataaaaatgttagTTCATATCAAACGTTTCTACAAATGAgcaataaatatttttaattgaataattaatatattaatttttgatgTGCGtggatttaaaaaacaagttttcatcttttaacttttttttgcatagatttatttaattccaatattattgtatatatttGGTATGTATACATTTAGGTCCAACTATTGGATTTTCAATCATACTTTTTGATGtaataaacataatattctaatgaaaaaaaagtatgattacaaaaaatttataggtttaaaaagtttttcaTAAGTTCAATTGTTCTATAATTATATCTGGATATCATGGATAAAAATGAAGCTTGGATGCAAAACATTCCTCCTATGGtttcattttaattttaccAACTCTAAAATAAgtgtaaaaaagaagacaTAAACATTAAGcacttatttatataaaataacaaatataattttttagatcgATATCAGATAGTATATTATGTATTTGAATAATTGATAAAACATTGCATTTTTTACCaagttatatttaaatgtttaatcagtttattaaatgtacatgaattttttaaaaattatttattatagataaaaaaacatatgaAAGGAATATCAATTAGGATTTTTTCAACCCAACacaaattttacatttgaGACATggtttaattaaaaaatttcttataaaataagtcaaattattaaaaatatctatgATGAGGAATTAAAGATATCAGAATAAAATTCTCTTTtcgtaaaaattatttattattttaattaataagtGTATATTACATCTGTTTGAAGGCTAGTGTAACTTCGTGATCGTAAAGTCAA
Coding sequences within:
- a CDS encoding putative SP-containing membrane protein codes for the protein MRLLKIFCGSVFFMLGVVKSNGEDNFLYSVINGTNVCESLDSKINNHNLPENYGILFSEFIWDTVTTLEIFKRLTQDDNSERSFSNRRIQLRDVYLSNLSLKNWDINISKTLIRPERKFIEELKSGAIEYFDMFRMCYKDIINDSKNPEETIRGIIKLHTCFVPNGISRNLPLPVFKMCKGLGFNFVKCFGTTGLKYIVDEANRKHDKVLKAFCSVDNEYSESESFLNNSINKFNNITNNSSVFAFNSTETMNNKANHIEFWERPGFIYLLSFIIIGMIFMFLGYIYFNKGSKKCRIKVSNYS
- a CDS encoding putative SP-containing membrane protein; translation: MIIFFIQTVLLILDTYNTIEDSIKQHIFDKNVCDTLETKFYLYNTVSSNTMTNYYLIVWDVVTNNDIFKHMIQHDISEYSFSNRSDLLRKAFLTTLKKDKWDNYIMNSLIDNEHVFIKSIIDIAFKSFNTLHICHKKALTNMQYIIGPIKEIIKNNTCFILNNNRENIPLLVYKMCRNFIPHYIKCNKKANLSQLIESIRVNSELVLNAECFNDIYEFKNFSTILFSEIDNINNAFNTDNDNVTAISNTNNFNMTQIKNNNTNESNTNFWGNWGIVVRRNGLEFEYWIIVKITDIMNQSA
- a CDS encoding putative SP-containing membrane protein, coding for MLISILFQYIIFGISYIKSMMNMYEIINSIFNGDKVCDSLDSRIYQLSLSDNEIRSVYELTWNIITNHDIFKRMTQNDTSIYSFKNRKILIWNGYLKRLSLEKWDYNLIKSLTTFEKKFIGDLISNTLNIFNTLRICHKDTINNSDSIKEAIIDIISQNTCFILNGINKHLPSVIYKTCKGLIGHYKECYGEFEMNYIYNTIKENQKQLLIAECLTSNYDVSNITETRHLQTFQYSFGTTDYNWSNDISIPILLLVISCFCAFIGYICYNTSSIKRADDIRRNQNFI
- a CDS encoding putative SP-containing membrane protein: MLGFVKSNGEDDFLYFVINGTNVCESLDSKINNHNLPENHGLLFSEFIWDTVTNLDLFKRLIQDDNSERSLINRRIQLRDVYLSNLNLKNWDINISRTLIRPERKFIEELKSGAIEYFDMFRMCYKDIINESKEPEETIRGIIKLHTCFVPNGISRNLPLPVFKMCKGLGFNFVKCFGTKGMKYIVDEANRKLDQVSKAECFIPIYNITNITYTTTEDYNTAETTTEINSLYDTTNNNNESYIDNTTFNYLNYAIGNEPTNTNLFKNDVSTETEFFEYSTQITTEMDDIYKATTDKNIKQSSNNMNITGNTMDYDFIYKFTNYSSGSETTRNFNSKLDITTEYYLSTDIATNCMTRENIKSNNETEATIENKMITEVYTDFNMIETTTEYKKNPESTIIKNVLNETTTESNNEFFDQATEESLINTETNTNQNNITDYTKYFNIITDITIEYNNNITETTTDFKEFIVSNADYNLFSDATISSNSVIKSTTDFDIPTDTTTDFNGIKRDNVESTIKTEKNYDFNTIIDSITGHQYISTMPIGFNEIIDTTTDSNTFTESTTNYNNNYDASENYIISDNIKSERLTMLEIANTNSFENRGFDKTVLFIFFSFILIVLGIWRYKKRCNRRYRQYSLV